Proteins encoded by one window of Chaetodon trifascialis isolate fChaTrf1 chromosome 15, fChaTrf1.hap1, whole genome shotgun sequence:
- the mrps34 gene encoding small ribosomal subunit protein mS34 produces the protein MVKKKRLRLIAEMARKIRAYREQKSRPRESQKYALDYETMRRPNTGKMLPVLAWQDVRRESRLFSLLAGMRMFGVGRLFTRKSWLEDHTEPSYWQITKVKVDYAAENMDHGKAWGILSFQGKQSEVKEVDKVMYHDWRLIPKHMEEQFKSFEPLPEPPVRYVAYPPLLRAMLLAQHKKTYGRVQAKEPALPLKRDVAFNKDYFRIQEQERKRTEGTAV, from the exons ATGGTCAAGAAGAAGCGACTTCGCCTCATCGCAGAAATGGCTCGGAAGATCCGGGCGTACCGTGAGCAGAAGTCCCGGCCACGAGAGTCCCAGAAGTACGCACTGGACTATGAGACGATGAGGCGACCGAACACAGGGAAGATGCTGCCTGTGCTGGCCTGGCAGGATGTCCGCAGGGAGAGTCGCCTCTTCTCCCTGCTGGCAGGCATGAGGATGTTTGGAGTTGGTCGCCTCTTTACCCGCAAGTCCTGGCTGGAGGACCATACAGAGCCCAGCTACTGGCAGATCACCAAAGTCAAGGTGGACTACGCAGCTGAG AATATGGATCATGGCAAAGCATGGGGGATCCTCTCCTTCCAAG GAAAACAGAGTGAGGTTAAGGAGGTGGACAAGGTTATGTACCACGACTGGCGCCTGATTCCCAAACACATGGAAGAGCAGTTCAAGAGCTTTGAGCCACTCCCTGAGCCGCCTGTGCGCTACGTCGCATACCCTCCCCTGCTCCGCGCCATGTTGCTGGCCCAGCACAAGAAAACATATGGCAGGGTACAGGCCAAGGAGCCGGCTTTGCCGTTAAAGAGGGACGTCGCGTTCAACAAAGACTATTTCCGCATACAggaacaggagaggaagaggacagaggggacagCGGTGTGA
- the nme3 gene encoding nucleoside diphosphate kinase 3 isoform X1 yields the protein MICLFLSIFAHIFQSGWTGVNERTFIAVKPDGVQRRLVGEIVHRFEKKGFKLVALKLMQASEDLLREHYFDLRSKPFFRGLIRHMSSGPIVAMVWEGLDVVKTARKMMGETNPADSLPGTIRGDYCVDVGRNVIHGSDSVESAQKEISLWFRQSELQCWEDSSSHWIYN from the exons ATGATCTGCCTGTTTCTGTCCATATTTGCTCACATCTTTCAGTCAG GCTGGACTGGTGTGAATGAGCGCACCTTCATTGCTGTGAAACCAGATGGCGTGCAGCGGAGGCTGGTGGGGGAAATTGTGCATCGCTTTGAGAAGAAAGGGTTCAAACTAGTGGCCCTGAAACTTATGCAG GCATCTGAGGATCTTCTCAGGGAACACTACTTTGACCTGAGGAGTAAGCCTTTCTTCAGAGGACTGATCAGACACATGAGCTCTGGACCAATCGTAGCAATG GTGTGGGAGGGGTTGGACGTGGTCAAGACTGCACGAAAGATGATGGGTGAGACGAACCCTGCAGACTCCCTGCCTGGAACCATCCGAGGAGATTACTGTGTGGATGTGGGCAG GAATGTGATCCACGGCAGCGACTCGGTGGAGAGCGCCCAGAAGGAAATCTCTCTGTGGTTTCGTCAGAGTGAGCTTCAGTGCtgggaggacagcagcagccactggATCTACAACTGA
- the nme3 gene encoding nucleoside diphosphate kinase 3 isoform X2, whose product MWSLRALIGCFRRRAAMGPKKRSQRDLPKLEDLVVKHARIDESGWTGVNERTFIAVKPDGVQRRLVGEIVHRFEKKGFKLVALKLMQASEDLLREHYFDLRSKPFFRGLIRHMSSGPIVAMVWEGLDVVKTARKMMGETNPADSLPGTIRGDYCVDVGRNVIHGSDSVESAQKEISLWFRQSELQCWEDSSSHWIYN is encoded by the exons ATGTGGAGCCTGCGAGCACTGATAGGCTGCTTCAGGAGGAGAGCCGCTATGGGACCGAAAAAAAGGTCACAGCGAGATCTGCCTAAACTTGAGGATTTGGTGGTGAAACATGCACGGATTGACGAATCTG GCTGGACTGGTGTGAATGAGCGCACCTTCATTGCTGTGAAACCAGATGGCGTGCAGCGGAGGCTGGTGGGGGAAATTGTGCATCGCTTTGAGAAGAAAGGGTTCAAACTAGTGGCCCTGAAACTTATGCAG GCATCTGAGGATCTTCTCAGGGAACACTACTTTGACCTGAGGAGTAAGCCTTTCTTCAGAGGACTGATCAGACACATGAGCTCTGGACCAATCGTAGCAATG GTGTGGGAGGGGTTGGACGTGGTCAAGACTGCACGAAAGATGATGGGTGAGACGAACCCTGCAGACTCCCTGCCTGGAACCATCCGAGGAGATTACTGTGTGGATGTGGGCAG GAATGTGATCCACGGCAGCGACTCGGTGGAGAGCGCCCAGAAGGAAATCTCTCTGTGGTTTCGTCAGAGTGAGCTTCAGTGCtgggaggacagcagcagccactggATCTACAACTGA